TTAAATACACCCATTTAGGGATTATCGGTAAAGAAAAAATATGAACATAGAGAATTATTTTGAGTATTGCCTTTCCAAAAAAGGAGCTACGGAACATTTTCCATTTGATGAGGATACGCTGGTGTTTAAAGTTGGCGGTAAAATATTTGGGTTATCATCGCTGAGCGAATGGGAAAAAGGAACACCATCGGTGAACCTGAAATGCGATCCGGAACGGGCCGAATTACTGCGTGCGGAATATGCCGACATTATCCCGGGATACCATATGAGTAAGATACACTGGAATACAATTCGGATTAACCAGGATGTACCTGACAAATTGGTATGGGAGCTTATTGATCATTCTTATGAATTGGTTTTCAAAAGCCTGACTAAGAAAATACAGGCAGAAATTACTGAATTAGAGAATTAGGTATTACTTTTGTGACACATTATCGAAGCTGAATGCTATTCAGGATAATAATTTGAACTACAAACGATGAAAGAACAGATAAAAAAATTTCTCAACGAGGAGCAGGACCCTAAAGCGATTGAAAAAATCACGTCTAAACTGACGGATCTGCTAATGAAAAATGAAGAAATCAGCTATATCGGCGTGCAGAAAAAACCTGCGCTTACCGTTTTTCCCGATAGCATTGTACTAACGAATAAACGTATTATCATCTGTAAGCCTAAAAACCTGGGCTTATCTATGGATTTTACAGATTATACATGGGATGATATCGTAGGTACTTTTGTAAAAGAAAATATACTGGGTTCTGAATTTTCATTCACTACCAAAACCGATCTTACCCTATCCATAGATTATATTCCTAAAACACAGGCGCGCAAGATCTATACGTTTGCCAAAGAACAATTGGAATTGCTCAAAGAGGCTGCTCATGCCCCGGTTGTTCCTGTCGTGACTCCAGAGGTGGAGGCCCCGATTGCCTATTCACAGCCGGAAGCAATTGGTATCGAAACGGAAGAAACCATAGAAGAACCCGAAGCAATAGAGGAAATGGAAACGGAAGAAGTGGTGAATTATGCCGAAATTATGAAACCGGAACATATTGAACCGATTCCAATCTATGATGAATCGAAAATAGTGCAGGAAGAGGATAAATCACTA
The Flavobacterium kingsejongi genome window above contains:
- a CDS encoding MmcQ/YjbR family DNA-binding protein codes for the protein MNIENYFEYCLSKKGATEHFPFDEDTLVFKVGGKIFGLSSLSEWEKGTPSVNLKCDPERAELLRAEYADIIPGYHMSKIHWNTIRINQDVPDKLVWELIDHSYELVFKSLTKKIQAEITELEN
- a CDS encoding PH domain-containing protein; this encodes MKEQIKKFLNEEQDPKAIEKITSKLTDLLMKNEEISYIGVQKKPALTVFPDSIVLTNKRIIICKPKNLGLSMDFTDYTWDDIVGTFVKENILGSEFSFTTKTDLTLSIDYIPKTQARKIYTFAKEQLELLKEAAHAPVVPVVTPEVEAPIAYSQPEAIGIETEETIEEPEAIEEMETEEVVNYAEIMKPEHIEPIPIYDESKIVQEEDKSLKNLSKEELFDKLQQYKKLLDNGLILQGEYDAFKKEILHYL